A stretch of DNA from Gimesia chilikensis:
GCATCTTACTTTGCTGTCGTCGGACCAAATACCACATTTGGCAAGGAGGGAGGGACGCAAATCAGAGATATTAAAGATGGTACTTCAAACACGATTGCAATTGTTGAAGCAGAAAGGGATATTCCCTGGACGAAACCGGAAGACATCGCTTATGACAGCGACAATATCCCTGAATTCGGTGGATTCCACGATGGTGGATTTTACGCTGGTTTTTGTGACGGAAGTGTACGTTTCCTGTCAGACATGATTGAAGAGCAGCATTTAAAGAATCTCTTACAGATCAACGATGGACAGCGTGTTCCTTAATTCTCTCCCGCTTCATACCCAGGTACCGATGTGAGACGGTTGCGGGTACTGGTGCTGCCTGAATAGGTGGGGTTACACTTTTCAGGTTCGTTGGCAGACCAGCGTCCCCGTATTATTTTGACTTCGGAAAGCAGATCAACGAATGGGACTGATCAGAACAACCAGAACTGACCTGGATGACATCATCGATGCAGAGGCGGAGAATGAGTTCGAGATACTCCCCCACATGGCACGGATAGCGCTGGCTGCGCGGATAGCCCGACGAACTGTTGAATCATTCGGCACCAGATGGCCTGAAGTTCCGCGACATGGATCTGATAAATATTTGCAGGCCATCAAACAGATTGAGGATCATGCTGCTTTTGGTGAACCCGTTGCAGAGATTGAGACGCTGCAAAACGAACTGATTATGTCACTGGGAGCGGTGAGACGTTCGGTTTATGATCGGGAAGATGATGTCAGTCCGACAGAGGCAGAAGAAGCTTTTGTGCGTCAGGCCGACGAAGCAACCCGAATCGTGGAACGGGCCCTCGAAACTACTCAGTCATCCCCGTCTGCGTCTGCAGGTATTCTGCGTATCATCTATCATCGCTTTATGTTGCTGTTTAATGAGACCGACAGTGAGTTCTGTGATTCCGTGATGGATGATATTGAAAAGATCTGTGCCTATTCAGTAATCGAAATGTGGGATGACCAGACCCTGGTCGCGCCGCAAATCTTTAAACGAGATCTGCCAAAATTCAGTGATCACAAAAGCGGGATTGAAAAATTCTTCGGATTCATCGATTCCGCGATTTCCTCTCGCTGGTTTTATGGATGTTTCTTTATTGTGCTGGCTTACTTCTCACAAAGAGCCATTGAATCTAAACCAAGAGATATTGTCTGGTATGGAATCACAGCGTTTAATCTCTTCTGGGTCACTCTGGGAATCCTGATCATGTTTCGATCTCGCTGGGCGGTGGGAGTGTATTTATTTTCCTCCGGTCTGCTTGGCGTCTATGCGGTCTACTTTGGTTTCACGGATGCTTTTACAACCAACCGCATTATCCTTTTGGGTATGTCACTCTTCCTGATTTATCGCTACCAAGACGTCGTTGAAGCTGTGCAACAGAAATCAGTTTAATCTCTCTTCACTCATCTATGTCAAATGTGGTTAGTGAAGCACCACCACTGACGACGCGAAATCAAAATGCCTTCCTGACGCTGTTGGGGAGGCATTTTTTGTTTGATGCCCTGCGGATTTCATGATGCTGCTGAGGTAGATCGTGTGTCTTAATTCGTACGGTTCTTACCTGAGAAGCTATCAACCGGGGCTAATGCCCTGCTCCCTTTCTGGTCTTCATATCAATCTTTCCTATTGTGAATGTTTGTAAACTTTATATAATATTATATATTTATATTAACGTAACGTAACATTAATGATTCCGAATGCGAGTTAAGCACGTGCTCAATAACTTCTTTGATATCCTACCTTTGAGGAAATGATTTTATGTCGAGACAATTCCGATCCCGTAAAGGATTTACACTGATCGAACTGCTGGTCGTGATCGCCATTATTGCGATTTTGATTGCTTTGCTGTTACCTGCGGTTCAGCAGGCTCGTGAAGCGGCCCGCCGGTCGGACTGCCGGAACAAGCTGAAACAGTTGGGACTGGCACTGCATAACTACAACGAAACTCATACGGTTTTCCCCCCCAGCTCTGTTGCCAAGGGGCTCTGTTCTTCCGGTACCGCTGCCGGCAACACGCTGAATGGTAATGGACTGGTTTTGCTGCTGCCGTTCCTTGATCAGAGTGCCTTGTATAATCAGCTGAACTTCTCGCTCGCGTTTGACGATTACAGCCCCGGTTCAGCGCCCCTGCCCGGCGGCGGTGCGACCACGAATGCTGACCTGGTGAATCGTAGAATGGCGATCTTCAACTGCCCGTCCGATCCGGGTCCCCAGGGTATTCCGGTCTCCAGCAGTTACATGCTGCCCGGCGGTTCGAACGAGCATCGTACGAACTACGACTTCATCGTGTACCGTCTCTCCTATAACCATTGTAATAGCTGGACCAACCGTTCCCCCACCGTGCGGACCATGTTCGAAGATGGCAGCAAGTGCCGTCCCCGCGATGTTACCGACGGGATGTCCAACACAGCCATGATGGCAGAGACCCGTCAGGCCTGTTGTGGTAACGGGGCGAACGCCAACTGGGGTGGTCGCGGTTATACACAGATCGGTCTGACCCTGGGCGACATGATCCCCAACCGCACCGTTCGCAACAGCTCCAGCTATCCGGGCGGATCCCGGGACTTCACTCCCTGGCTGGGTGACTGGGGAACGACCGGCAGTTCTCACGTCGGTGGTCTGCATGTGCTGCTGGGTGATGGTGCTGTTCGCTTCATGGGCGACAATACCGATCGTTCTATCCGGCAAAACCTGGAACGGATCGCCGACGGTAATGTTCTCGGCGAATGGTAAGCCGGAACCGGATCGTCAATGATCCCCATCCCTCAGCGATCGTGCGTTGAATGGATTTAAGTGCTGAACCATCCGGGTTCCGCTACCGCGGTTTCCCGGGTGGGTTTCACTATCTTCCTCCCTGCTTTTTATTATCCCTCCGTTCCTCATAGAAGGTGCTTCATGTTGACTCTCAATTTACGTCCTGTGCAGACAGGAATTCTGTTGGCTGCTGCCGCTCTGCTGCTCCCGGGTTGTGGTGCTTCCAGCGAACAACCCGATTTTGTCTCTGAACTGGTTCCCGTGACAGGGACTGTGACTTTAGATGGTGCCCCTCTGGAGGGTGTGATGGTCAACTTCATGCCGCAGGAGGGAAATGCGATTGCCTACGGTCTGACCGATGCCAGCGGAAAGTATTCGCTGCAGCCGCAGATGTCAGGTCAGGCAGAGAAGGAATCCAGCGGTGCCCTGCCTGGCGAGTACCAGGTTTACATCAGTAAACTGGTTCTCCCTGATGGGACCGCTGTTCCAGAAGGTCTCTCGGACGCGGAAGCCGAAGAAAAGGGAGCCAAACAGCTCCTGCCGCCGAAATACTCGAGCCCGGCCAACAGCAGTCTGAAAGCGACCGTGGAAAAAGGACAGACGACGGTTGATTTTGATTTGAAGAAGTAAGGTTGATTCAGTTTGGGCAATGAACCTCGAAAGTCATTTTTTTCGGGGTGACGTTGGCTGCGAGACTGTCACTCTCAATAAGTGCGAATGGCACAGATACGTTGGCGAACAACGTGCTGTGCGGTTCGCACTTTTTTTGTTTCTTAACCACGAAAAACACGAAAGGCACGAAAATTCACTGACTGATTTTCGGTTGCGCTGTGATCTGCGACCTAGTGATGCTGATTTTCACTGGTGCCTGATGTGCTGGGGAGATCTCCCTCTATTCCTGTTTGTGCCGTAACCTATGATATCTGATTGCGTTTGAAGCAGCGTAATTGGTTCGGAGTGTTTCCTGGATTCCCCTGGGGGATTCACTGAAACTTGATGGCCGCCAGGCGGGAGGACACGCAGGTCCTCCGCTACTTTTCTGGAATCGAACTGTGTTGCTGGATTGGGCGTTCTCCCTGACAGTTTCCTGCTCGCTGCGCTCGGCCCGAATTTTATTCGAGCCCACCCGCCTCTGTATCCTTCAGGAAAACCAACCCATGGGACGCAGATCGACGAACGTGATCGACTCCTCTGCTGAGTCTACAATCTGCAGGATGCGTTTGATAAAGGCATCCGATGCGGCAGCTGCTGCTGGTGAATAGGTGTGTCGCCCTTCCGTATTCCATTCTACGAGTACGGTTTCGGGGGCACTGTCCGTGTTGGGGGCTGCTTTTTCCAGCCCAAACAGCCGCAGCTCTGTGGGCTGGTCTGGCTTGAGCACTGCGGCGACAAAATGGCATTCATTCGGAACCAGTGGAGCAGGCAGGCTGATCAAAATCACTTTCCACTCCCCTGCTTCCTGGGAAGTAAGTGCAAGCCCCTCCGCAGACAACGGTTCTTCGTTCTTGAGCTGCGTCCCTACCCCGTTCCAAAGAACTTCCAGCGATTGCTGCGCGTCATCGCCGGTAAATGTGTCATAGAATTTTACTGAGTTTCCCAGTGCCAGATGTGGCAGCCAGTATTTCGCAAACTGGAAGTGGTGGGCCCGCGGTTCCACGCGTTCCTGAAACTGCGCCTTCAATTTCTCCTCCAGATGCGGCTGATGTTTTCCATCAACATAGATCCGCCCCTGAGCGTCCATGGTCACACCGACCATTGCCGAGTCTGCCTTTTCGTCAGGTTGAGCACGCGACTTACCTGTGAACCAGCTAGAGACTTTTGAGAAAATACCTTTACCCATGAGCGTGTGCATCCCCCGGTAACGGATTGATAACAAATCTGAAAGCGATGATCGTCGACTGACGATTAATCAGAGCCCCCATTCACCGTAAAGATTAATCAGTCCTGATACCACCACAGCGTGACAGAAATCATGAACTTCTTATGAACTTCATGACGCCATCTCTCCAGAGATGCAGTTTAGTGTCCTTTCTATTTTCACTGGCGGATATTCATCTGCGCTGCCTCTGGGGATTTCTGGTAGGATTCCAAGTTGCTGATTTCTTATATCGACTTCCAGTCGTCATTCAAGTGGAACCTGAACTACATCCTGCGCCCGCTGATCTGAGCGGAATGGGTTTTGTTTTATTTTATTACTTCAGAGTCTTCCTTGGTTGCCGGCGGCTGGCGCCTTGCCACTCAGGAGGTTGAGTGTCAGATGCACTTTCAATGGAGGATGAAGTTGATGAGTTTTGTTTTGTTGATGCTCGTTATTTTGTTGAGGCGCTCGGGGAGGTCAAGCCAGAATTTTGTCCTGGTGTGTCCGGAATTTTGTCCAAATGCGTCCCGGATTTTGTCCTGGTCTGGCCGGTTTGTGTCCTGGTGTGCCCTGCTCAAACAGGGAACACCGTGCATGCGTTCGGAATGTTCCTGGTGGATACCCGGTGAAAATCGACGCGGATTCAGGTGCTGTTGTGACACCGGTTCTGCAAGAACAGTGCGAAGAGTACCCGCCTCGCGCGCGAGCCAGAAACAAACAACATACGATTCGGCGTGTGCGAATCAAGTGAATTTTATGCACTGTGTTTGATCCTTTGAGCACGTTCACACGTTCTATTTTTTAGATTGTGTGCCTATGCGAATTTTCGTTTTTCAGAGAAAAGAGAGTCCCCGTCTCGAAAGGTGGGGATGTTCAGAGGCGTCGGTTTGGTATAGAATGAACACCGGTGCCTCGCATTTAGTAACTTTTTTCCTGGTGGCCGACTGTGCTGTTTCGCCTGTTTCTGTTATTCACGCTGATTCCCCTGGCCGAGCTCTGGCTGTTGCTCTGGTTCAGTTCGCTGACCAGTCCGACCGTCACGTTTGGCCTGGTCGTCGTTACGGGAATACTGGGTGCCTGGCTGGCACGCAAACAGGGTGCGCAGGCCTGGAAGAAGATCCAAGTGAATCTGGTTCAGGGACAGCAGCCGACAGGCGTTGTGCTGGACGGTCTGATGATTCTGATCGCGGGGGCGTTTCTGATCACCCCTGGCATCATGACAGACATGCTCGGATTCGCATTACTCATTCCCCCTGTTCGCGAACTGCTCAAGGTGCATATCGGGGAATGGCTCCGCAAGAAAGCGATGCTACAAGTCCAGAGTCATGCGAGCTTTCATTCGAGCCACGCCGGCTTTCAAGACTTCGGCAGTACACAGAGCACCGTGAAGGAAGAGGATATCATCGACGTCGAGTTCGTTCGTAAAGAATCCTCAGAAACAGATTGAAGCCGGTTTACAATTGCATCGGGTGTGCCGAGTTCTATAATCAGAATGAGGCAGGAAACAAGGCCTGCACGTTAACTTCCTTTAGTTATTATCCCCCGATATGGCGGCGTTTCGTCGTCCGATTGAATCTCGATCTCCTTCCCGATTTTCTACTTCGATACAGGATTCCGTAATGTCTGCGTCCCACTTACGATGTCTGTTTTCCGCTGCCTGTCTGCTGGCTCTGGTTCTGATTACCCCGGTTCGTGTCTCGGCTGAGGAACCTTACTGGAACCAGTTCCGGGGCCCTAATGCGGATGGTACATCGGAAGCGACCGGACTCCCCACGACCTGGAGCGAGAAAGAGAATATCGTCTGGAAGACGCCGATTCACGGACGGGCCTGGTCATCTCCCGTGGTCTGGAAAGATCAGGTCTGGGTCACGACTTCAACCAAGGACGGGAAAGAGCTGGGAGTGGTCTGCGTCGATTTCAACACGGGTAAGATTCTGATCGACAAGAAAATCTTCGATGTGGAGAAGCCGCAGTATATTGACCCGAGTAACTCACATGCCTCAAGCACGCCGATCATCGAAGAGGGACGAATCTATGTGCATTACGGTGCGTATGGAACCGCCTGCCTGGATACGAAGAACGGAAATATCCTCTGGGAACGTCGCGATTATCCCTGCAATCACTGGCGGGGTGCGGGGTCGTCACCCATCATTTATCAGAACCTGCTGATCCTGCAGTATGATGGTTACGATTACCAGTACATCGTCGCGCTGGATAAAGAGACCGGCAAAGAGGTGTGGAAAAAAGATCGTGACATCGAATACGGGACCAAGAATGGCGATTCCAAAAAAGCATTCGCCACGCCCCGGGTGATTGAATACGAGGGACGCGTGCAGCTGATCAGCCCAGCAGCGAAAGCAACCGTTTCCTATAACCCGCTGACGGGGGAAGAGTACTGGAAGTTCTATTATCCCCAGCACTCCGCCGCGAATCGTCCTCTCTTCGATGGTGAGAAGATCTACGTCGGCACCGGTTTCCCGAAAGCTCACTTGTACGTGGTCAATCCGGGCGGAAAAGGAAACGTGACTGATTCGCACGTCAAATGGGTCGAACAGAAGGGGATTCCTTCCAAGCCGTCACAACTGCTGATCGATGGTCTGATCTATATGATCGACGATAAAGGCATCGCGTCGTGCCTGGATGCCGAGGACTCCGGCAAGCTGGTCTGGAAAGAACGGATGGATCGCAGTTCGTTTTCAGCCTCTCCCATTTATGCAGATGGGAAGATCTATGCTCCAGACCGTGAAGGAGTCACGCGGGTGTTTGTGCCTGGTAAAGAATACAAGGAACTGGCCGCGAACCAGTTGGAAGAAGGCTGTGTGGCATCGCTGGCAGTCGCAGGCAAGTCGTTGATTCTGCGCACCGAGCATTTCCTGTATCGGATTGAAAATCAGTCTGCGGGAAAACAAGCGACACGTTGAGCGATTCGCTTTAAGCCTCAGCTGCGGTCACAGCGAATTCAAGACGGACAGCGGTCTCTTTGCCAACCGAGAGTTTGCCGGTAAAGAACCAGGCACCACCCATTTTTTCACTGAGAGT
This window harbors:
- a CDS encoding DUF1559 domain-containing protein, producing the protein MSRQFRSRKGFTLIELLVVIAIIAILIALLLPAVQQAREAARRSDCRNKLKQLGLALHNYNETHTVFPPSSVAKGLCSSGTAAGNTLNGNGLVLLLPFLDQSALYNQLNFSLAFDDYSPGSAPLPGGGATTNADLVNRRMAIFNCPSDPGPQGIPVSSSYMLPGGSNEHRTNYDFIVYRLSYNHCNSWTNRSPTVRTMFEDGSKCRPRDVTDGMSNTAMMAETRQACCGNGANANWGGRGYTQIGLTLGDMIPNRTVRNSSSYPGGSRDFTPWLGDWGTTGSSHVGGLHVLLGDGAVRFMGDNTDRSIRQNLERIADGNVLGEW
- a CDS encoding carboxypeptidase-like regulatory domain-containing protein translates to MLTLNLRPVQTGILLAAAALLLPGCGASSEQPDFVSELVPVTGTVTLDGAPLEGVMVNFMPQEGNAIAYGLTDASGKYSLQPQMSGQAEKESSGALPGEYQVYISKLVLPDGTAVPEGLSDAEAEEKGAKQLLPPKYSSPANSSLKATVEKGQTTVDFDLKK
- a CDS encoding FxsA family protein, encoding MLFRLFLLFTLIPLAELWLLLWFSSLTSPTVTFGLVVVTGILGAWLARKQGAQAWKKIQVNLVQGQQPTGVVLDGLMILIAGAFLITPGIMTDMLGFALLIPPVRELLKVHIGEWLRKKAMLQVQSHASFHSSHAGFQDFGSTQSTVKEEDIIDVEFVRKESSETD
- a CDS encoding PQQ-binding-like beta-propeller repeat protein; amino-acid sequence: MSASHLRCLFSAACLLALVLITPVRVSAEEPYWNQFRGPNADGTSEATGLPTTWSEKENIVWKTPIHGRAWSSPVVWKDQVWVTTSTKDGKELGVVCVDFNTGKILIDKKIFDVEKPQYIDPSNSHASSTPIIEEGRIYVHYGAYGTACLDTKNGNILWERRDYPCNHWRGAGSSPIIYQNLLILQYDGYDYQYIVALDKETGKEVWKKDRDIEYGTKNGDSKKAFATPRVIEYEGRVQLISPAAKATVSYNPLTGEEYWKFYYPQHSAANRPLFDGEKIYVGTGFPKAHLYVVNPGGKGNVTDSHVKWVEQKGIPSKPSQLLIDGLIYMIDDKGIASCLDAEDSGKLVWKERMDRSSFSASPIYADGKIYAPDREGVTRVFVPGKEYKELAANQLEEGCVASLAVAGKSLILRTEHFLYRIENQSAGKQATR